A window of Perognathus longimembris pacificus isolate PPM17 chromosome 6, ASM2315922v1, whole genome shotgun sequence contains these coding sequences:
- the LOC125352748 gene encoding steroid 21-hydroxylase, with product MAVLESLHRPPAMLFLGFLLLLTLLVGTRVLWSQWKLRDLHLPPLAPGFLHLLQPNLPIYLLRLTRKLGPIYRLHLGLQDVVVLNSKRAIEEAMIRKWADFAGRPQTASSKLVFEQYPDVSLGDYSLLWKAHKKLTRSALLLGVRDSMEPLVEQLTQEFCERMRAKAGRPVNIQAEFSFLTCSIICGLTFGDRDKSFVNAVHSCVQDLMKAWDHWSIQILDLAPFLRFFPNPGLWKLKQLIGKRDHIVAQQLRRHRENLVAGQWKDMTDYMLQKIGRLKVDEGPGQLLEEHVAMAMVDLFFGGTETTSSTLSWAVAFLLHHPEIQQRLQKELDLELGPATSGSPMSYKVCMRLPLLSATISEVLRLRPVVPLALPHRATRHSSILGYDIPEDTIIIPNLQGANLDETIWERPQEFRPDRFLEPGKSPRTLTFGCGARVCLGEPLARLELFVVLGNLLQAFTLLPLEGALPSLQPQPACTVNLLTQPFQVRLQPRRQASD from the exons ATGGCCGTGCTAGAGTCTCTGCATAGGCCTCCTGCCATGCTGTTCCTTGGGTTTCTGTTGCTGCTGACACTGCTGGTGGGCACCCGCGTGCTATGGAGCCAGTGGAAGCTCAGGGACCTCCACCTCCCACCCCTCGCCCCAGGCTTCCTGCACCTCCTGCAGCCCAACCTCCCCATCTACCTCCTGCGCCTCACTCGGAAACTTGGGCCCATTTACAGGCTCCATTTGGGGCTGCAAG atGTGGTGGTGCTGAACTCCAAGAGGGCTATCGAGGAGGCTATGATCAGAAAGTGGGCAGACTTTGCCGGCCGACCCCAAACAGCATCCT CCAAGTTGGTGTTCGAGCAATACCCGGATGTGTCTCTGGGGGACTACTCCCTGCTGTGGAAGGCTCACAAGAAACTCACCCGGTCGGCCCTGCTGCTGGGGGTCCGAGATTCCATGGAGCCACTGGTGGAGCAGCTGACCCAAGAATTCTGTGAG CGGATGCGGGCCAAGGCTGGCCGCCCCGTGAACATCCAGGCGGAGTTCTCTTTCCTCACGTGCAGCATCATTTGCGGCCTCACCTTTGGAGACAGG GATAAATCCTTTGTAAATGCGGTTCACAGCTGTGTCCAGGATCTGATGAAAGCTTGGGACCACTGGTCCATCCAAATTTTGGACTTGGCTCCCTTTCTCAGG ttCTTCCCCAACCCAGGTCTCTGGAAGCTGAAGCAGCTCATAGGAAAGCGGGATCACATCGTAGCGCAGCAGCTGAGGCGGCACAGG GAGAACCTGGTGGCGGGCCAATGGAAGGACATGACAGACTACATGCTCCAAAAGATTGGGCGGCTGAAAGTGGACGAGGGCCCTGGACAGCTCCTGGAGGAGCACGTGGCCATGGCCATGGTGGATCTTTTCTTCGGCGGCACTGAGACCACCTCATCCACGCTGTCCTGGGCTGTGGCTTTCTTGCTTCACCACCCTGAG ATTCAGCAAAGGCTGCAGAAGGAGCTAGACCTTGAACTGGGCCCTGCCACCTCGGGCTCCCCTATGTCATACAAGGTCTGCATGCGGCTGCCCTTGCTCAGTGCCACCATCTCTGAGGTGCTGCGTCTACGACCTGTCGTGCCTTTGGCCCTGCCCCACCGCGCCACCCGGCACAGCAG CATCTTAGGTTATGACATCCCCGAGGACACAATCATCATCCCCAACCTGCAAGGCGCAAATCTTGATGAGACGATCTGGGAGAGGCCGCAGGAATTCCGGCCTG accGCTTCCTGGAGCCGGGCAAGAGCCCCAGAACACTGACATTCGGTTGTGGCGCCCGCGTGTGCCTGGGAGAGCCGCTGGCCCGCTTGGAGCTCTTCGTGGTACTGGGCAACCTGCTCCAGGCCTTCACGCTGCTGCCGCTTGAGGGCGCCCTGCCCTCGCTGCAGCCCCAGCCCGCCTGCACCGTCAACCTCCTGACGCAGCCCTTCCAAGTGCGCCTGCAGCCTCGGCGCCAGGCCAGTGACTAG